A window of the Sardina pilchardus chromosome 21, fSarPil1.1, whole genome shotgun sequence genome harbors these coding sequences:
- the ltc4s gene encoding leukotriene C4 synthase, translated as MHDQFVCIAGVTVLGLLEQAYFSMQVIYARRKYSVSPPMTAGPPEFERIFRAQANCSEYFPIFISSLWVSGLFFSQGVTTLLGLLYLYGRYQYFWGYAESSLGRLKPLYFTAKVQWVLIGLGALGVLCAMSRLYLGVDLSQSVSHIFL; from the exons ATGCATGACCAGTTTGTCTGCATTGCTGGAGTAACGGTATTAGGTCTTTTAGAGCAAG CTTACTTTTCGATGCAGGTTATCTATGCTCGACGGAAGTACTCGGTCTCTCCCCCAATGACAGCTGGACCACCAGAATTTGAAAGAATCTTCAGAGCTCA AGCAAACTGTTCTGAGTATTTCCCCATATTCATATCTTCTCTTTGGGTGTCTGGGCTCTTCTTCAGTCAAG GGGTTACAACTCTTCTGGGACTTCTATACCTGTACGGACGTTATCAGTACTTCTGGGGCTATGCTGAGTCATCACTTGGGAG GCTTAAGCCTCTGTACTTCACCGCCAAGGTCCAGTGGGTTCTGATCGGCCTGGGAGCCCTGGGGGTCCTGTGCGCCATGAGTCGGCTCTACCTGGGTGTGGACCTCTCCCAGTCCGTCAGCCACATATTCCTGTGA
- the LOC134068546 gene encoding protein chibby homolog 1-like, with product MCTLREMLDRLTTPSYPSYPSYSTGLFTDVWNPKRSPVRQSTLAPPSLFGLNYGTRNPYLGLTSVTPTLTLAGHTLTFVAGRWVDDTATPRTTPTATSRDHCREKPGAGADSRVRSLKKKARNLEEENTALEEENNALKLRVELLLDMWSDTMAEVCVLKYTLEDTEEALAKSRRKKGQEISQ from the coding sequence ATGTGTACGTTAAGGGAGATGCTGGACAGGCTGACCACCCCCTCGTACCCCTCGTACCCCTCCTACAGCACGGGCCTGTTCACCGACGTCTGGAACCCCAAGAGGAGCCCGGTCCGCCAGAGCACTTTGGCACCACCTTCCCTCTTCGGCCTCAACTACGGCACACGCAACCCTTACCTGGGGCTCACCAGtgtcacacccacactcaccctCGCCGGCCACACCCTGACCTTCGTCGCTGGGCGGTGGGTCGACGATACCGCCACCCCCAGAACAACCCCAACAGCCACCTCTAGAGACCACTGTAGGGAGAAGCCCGGGGCCGGGGCTGACTCCAGGGTCCGAAGTCTGAAGAAGAAGGCCCGtaacctggaggaggagaataccgctctggaggaggagaataaCGCCCTGAAGCTGCgtgtggagctgctgctggacatGTGGTCTGATACTATGGCAGAGGTTTGTGTGCTCAAGTACACACTCGAGGATACAGAGGAGGCCCTCGCAAAGAGTCGCAGGAAAAAAGGCCAAGAGATCTCCCAATAA